AAAAAAAAGTAATCATTTAGTTTTTCTGCAATAGCAATTTTTTTCGTATCTGTATTTTGTGCGTTATTGCTAATACCTATAAGTAGGAATAGTAATACTATAAGTTTGGATGGAATAATATTTTTCATTAACGTAATTTATAGATGGTTAATTACAACGCTAAAATATAGCTATTGTGCTATAAAATAGCACACATTTTATTTTTTTTACGAAAAAAAGGGATACACAATTTGTGTACCCCTTTCTTCAAATTATCCTTTTATGATAGATTACATCATGCCTGGCATTCCGCCGCCCATTGGCATTCCGCCACCTGCTGAATTTTCTTCTTTAATTTCTATAAGCGCACACTCTGTAGTTAATATCATTCCTGAAACCGAAGCAGCATTTTCTAGTGCTACACGCGTTACTTTTTTAGGATCGATAATACCTGCCGAAAGCATATCTACATACTCATCTGTTTTAGCATTGTAACCAAAGTCAGCAGTTCCCTCTGCTACTTTTGCTACTACTACAGAGCCTTCTAAACCTGCATTTTCAACAATGGTTCTTAAAGGCGATTCTATAGCGCGTGCTACAATTTGTACTCCAGTAGCTTCGTCTGCATTTTCAGTAGCCAAATCAGCAAGTACTTGCTTAGCACGTAATAATGCAACACCACCACCAGCTACAATACCTTCTTCTACCGCTGCTCTTGTAGCGTGCAAAGCATCATCTACTCTGTCTTTCTTCTCTTTCATTTCTACTTCAGATGCCGCTCCAACGTAAAGTACTGCAACACCGCCTGCTAGTTTAGCCAAACGCTCTTGTAGCTTTTCTTTATCGTAGTCAGACGTTGTAGTTTCAATTTGTGCTTTAATTTGGTTTACACGGTTTTTAATCATTTCCGCTTCGCCTGCACCGTTTACCAGTGTAGTATTATCTTTATCAATAGTTACCTTTTCGGCAGTACCTAGCATATCAAGCGTAGTGTTTTCTAATGTATAGCCACGTTCTTCGGCAATTACAGTACCTCCTGTAAGTATAGCAATATCTTCTAATAATGCTTTTCTTCTGTCGCCAAAACCAGGTGCTTTAACAGCAGCTATTTTTAGCGAACCTCTTAATTTGTTTACTACCAGTGTAGCTAATGCTTCGCCATCTACATCCTCTGCAATGATTAATAATGGTCGTCCAGATTGTGCTACGGGCTCCAATACGGGTAGTAAATCTTTCATAGCAGATACTTTCTTATCATATAACAATATGTAAGGGTTCTCTAGCTCTGTTTGCATTTTCTCAGAATCGGTTACAAAGTAAGCCGAAAGGTATCCTCTGTCAAACTGCATACCTTCAACTACATCTACATACGTATCGGTACCTTTAGCCTCTTCAACAGTTATAACACCCTCTTTACCTACTTTACCAAATGCTGTAGCAATAAGTTCGCCTATTGCCTCGTCATTATTAGCTGATATAGATGCTACTTGTTTTATTTTCTCGGTAGCACTACCTACTTCTTTTGTTTGTTTTGCAAGGTCGCCCACAATAGCTTCAACGGCTTTGTCTATACCTCTTTTTAAATCCATTGGGTTAGCACCTGCGGCAACGTTTTTAAGTCCTTCCTTAACAATTGCTTGTGCCAATACTGTTGCGGTAGTAGTACCATCGCCAGCAAGGTCGTTGGTTTTAGAGGCTACCTCTTTAACCATTTGTGCTCCCATGTTTTCTAATGTATCTTCTAGCTCAATTTCTTTCGCTACCGATACACCATCTTTTGTTACTGTTGGCGCACCAAACGATTTGCTTATAATAACATTACGTCCTTTAGGACCTAAAGTTACTTTTACAGCATTTGCTAGTGCATCTACGCCACGCTTTAAACCATCGCGTGCTTCAATATCAAATTTTATCTCTTTTGCCATTGTATTTTTTGTTAAATTATTAGTTGATTAAACTCGATTTAGAGTACTGCGAAAATTTCTTCTTCTTTCATTATCAGGTAATCTTTACCCTCAAATTTAAGTTCAGTACCAGCATACTTACCATACAATACAGTGTCGCCCACTTTTACCGTCATGTCATGGTCTTTTGTTCCGTTACCTACGGCTACAACCATGCCTTTTTGTGGTTTCTCTTTTGCAGTATCGGGAATGTAAATTCCAGAAGCAGTCTGTGTTTCTGCAGCAACCGGCTCTATAAGAACGCGGTCTGAAAGCGGTTTAATGTTTAAAGCCATTATGATATTGTTTTTTTAGTTTGTTATTAAATAATCTTGCCTTCTGTTTTTCAGAAACTATGCCAATTCAGTAAACTGACAGGGTATAAAAACAAAAAATGCCAGCATGTCAGTTGCTGGCATTTTTAATGTAATATGTTGTGTTTTTTATTCCTCAGTAGCACCCTCTTCTGTAGCTGGTGTAGTAGCACCTTCTGCATCAGTAGCAGCTGGTACTGTTGCCGATGTTTCTACGGCAGACTCATCGATTAACTTGCTATCATCTGAGTATCCGCTAGAGAAACTTAATGATGATAGTAGAATTAATACAATAAGTATTGTTGCAAGCGTCCATGTACCTTTGTCAAGAAAATCGTTAGTTTTTTGCACACCGCCCATTACTTGCGATCCGCCAAAACTAGATGATAAACCACCTCCTTTAGGGTTTTGTACCATGATTACAACAACGAGTAAGAAACTTACTACTGCTATTAGGACTAAAAAAATTGAAAATTCCATTGTATATTAATTATTGTTTTGTTGTACTATTTTAATATCCGCAATACGGTCTGCAAAGAAAACACTTTTTTCTGGATATTTCAAAATTAAAATTTCGTATGCCTGTATTGCTTTGGCGTATTTTTTTTGCTCCAAGTAAACCTTAGCTAACGTCTCCGTCATCAGGCTACTATCATTATTACTATTGCTTGTTGTTGGGGTGTTACTAGTAGATGTGTTTTTTACAGGGGTTATTTTGGGGTTAGCCTCTATAAACTTATCTATAAGGTCTAGTTTTGTATCCAAACCTCTTTCTGTTTGAGGGGGATTCGTTGTTTTTTCTTCCCGTACTATAGGTGTTATTTTAGATAGCTGTAACCATTCCGAAAACGAGTGCGTTTCTTTTTCTGTAAAGGGTATGGGCTTGCCAATAGCTAACTTTTCTTTTGTAGTGCTATTTACGTCAATACTATTTTCGGGTGTACTAGTTACTGTTTCGGTTTCCGAAATTATTTCTTCCTCTGCTTCCTCAACGGTACGCTTTATGGATTCTTCCAGTTTATTTGTATCAGGTACTACCGTTTCGCTTGCTACAACAGGGATTTCGGATAGCGTTTTCTCTGCTTCCTCAAATTGTGTTTTATCAATACCCTTAAAGTTTTCGGTAGTAATAAATTCAAAAAGCACAGAGCGGTCTGTAGTAAATGCTGCTGTTTTTTTGAGTTCGGTATTATAACGAAAGCTATCCTGATTATATAGTCCTTTTAAATGAATAGTACGCGCACTTTGGAGGTACGGAAATTCCGACAGGATATTTTCCAACTCCAAAGTTTGCCTTTCGGTTGTGCTATAAGGCTTGTTTAATAGTGTTATATACTCTTTTGTATTCAAACTTAATTTGTAATTATTTTTTTACCATTTGGCTAACGACTCATTAAAGATATCTTGTGTTATACGCTCAAAAATTTCATCGAGGGCTGTAGTCAATACTTGCCCAGCAAGAATATCGTTGGCAGGATAATCGTAAAAAAAGCTAAAAGGCTTTTCAAAATCATCTTCCTCATTTCTTCTGTTAGTAAACCTAACGTTTACGGTAATACTTAATCGGTTTTGCGAGGCTCTTTGGTCGGCAGTAGCCGTCATAGGAGTAACCCTAAACTGTGTTATTTCGCCTTCGTACAACAAATCGCCATCGGTATTTGTTAGGCTTAGGTTGGTTTGATTTTGTATTAAGTCCTGTAGCCTCAAAGTAAAATCACGCTCAATACCTGGCTCTACAACATCAGCATTATTCTGAAAATAATTAACCTGAAACGTATCGGCATCTATAGCCCCTGTACCTGTAAAGTTGTAAATGCCACAGCTGTTTACAATAAGCGTTACGGCTAACACCATACCTAATTTTAATGTTCTCATTACGCTTTTATTAAAGGTCATACTGTTTAATTTTTCGATAAAGTGTTCTTTCAGATATTCCTAACTCGTCTGCTGCTGCCTTGCGTTTTCCTTTGTTACGCTCTAGTGCTTTTTTTATAAGCTCTACTTCTTTCTCATCAAGGCGTAGGGTTTCTTCTTCCTCTACGGTTTCTGCAAACAAATAATTGCTATCATCGTCTTCATCTTCATGATGCTCTATAATAGGCTCAGCGGCAGGAGTGGTTTTTGATGGTAACATTTCGGTACGGCGTCCGTCTTCGAAATTAGTATTGTTTTCTTCCTCCGAGCCGTAAATACGCTGTATTAAATGTTTGTTGGATTCTTGTACCTTATTGCTATTACCACTTTGCATAAGCTCCATGGTTAATTTTTTAAGATCGTTCAAATCTGCCTTCATGTCAAACAACACCTTGTATAGTATTTCCCGCTCGTTACTAAAATCGCTCTCGGGTTTTTTATCTCGAACTATAGCGGGTAAATTATTTCCTGCTTCGGGTAGGTAACTTCTTAATGTTCCTATGCTAATAGCTCTGTTAGTTTCCAGCACCGATATTTGTTCGGCAATATTGCGCAATTGCCTTACGTTTCCGCCCCAGCGGTATTTTAATAACAGTTGTACTGCATCGGCATCTAGCTTTATAGCAGGCATTTTATATTTCTGTGCGAAATCAGACGAAAATTTGCGGAACAGTAAATGAATATCGTCTTTACGTTCACGTAATGGGGGTAGTGTAATTTCTACCGTACTAAGACGATAGTATAAATCTTCTCTAAACTTTTCCTTCTCTATAGCCTCTATCATATTTACATTGGTGGCAGCTACAATACGAACATTGGTTTTTTGTACTTTGGATGATCCTACTTTTATAAATTCTCCGTTTTCCAGTACACGAAGTAATCGTACTTGCGTAGTTAGTGGTAATTCA
The Flavobacterium litorale genome window above contains:
- a CDS encoding LptE family protein encodes the protein MRTLKLGMVLAVTLIVNSCGIYNFTGTGAIDADTFQVNYFQNNADVVEPGIERDFTLRLQDLIQNQTNLSLTNTDGDLLYEGEITQFRVTPMTATADQRASQNRLSITVNVRFTNRRNEEDDFEKPFSFFYDYPANDILAGQVLTTALDEIFERITQDIFNESLAKW
- a CDS encoding tetratricopeptide repeat protein, translated to MNTKEYITLLNKPYSTTERQTLELENILSEFPYLQSARTIHLKGLYNQDSFRYNTELKKTAAFTTDRSVLFEFITTENFKGIDKTQFEEAEKTLSEIPVVASETVVPDTNKLEESIKRTVEEAEEEIISETETVTSTPENSIDVNSTTKEKLAIGKPIPFTEKETHSFSEWLQLSKITPIVREEKTTNPPQTERGLDTKLDLIDKFIEANPKITPVKNTSTSNTPTTSNSNNDSSLMTETLAKVYLEQKKYAKAIQAYEILILKYPEKSVFFADRIADIKIVQQNNN
- a CDS encoding co-chaperone GroES encodes the protein MALNIKPLSDRVLIEPVAAETQTASGIYIPDTAKEKPQKGMVVAVGNGTKDHDMTVKVGDTVLYGKYAGTELKFEGKDYLIMKEEEIFAVL
- a CDS encoding sigma-54 interaction domain-containing protein, which encodes MENIQAIKQRFEIIGNDPKLNRAIEKAIQVAPTDISVLVTGESGVGKESIPKIIHALSHRKHGKYIAVNCGAIPEGTIDSELFGHEKGAFTGATATREGYFEVANGGTIFLDEVGELPLTTQVRLLRVLENGEFIKVGSSKVQKTNVRIVAATNVNMIEAIEKEKFREDLYYRLSTVEITLPPLRERKDDIHLLFRKFSSDFAQKYKMPAIKLDADAVQLLLKYRWGGNVRQLRNIAEQISVLETNRAISIGTLRSYLPEAGNNLPAIVRDKKPESDFSNEREILYKVLFDMKADLNDLKKLTMELMQSGNSNKVQESNKHLIQRIYGSEEENNTNFEDGRRTEMLPSKTTPAAEPIIEHHEDEDDDSNYLFAETVEEEETLRLDEKEVELIKKALERNKGKRKAAADELGISERTLYRKIKQYDL
- the groL gene encoding chaperonin GroEL (60 kDa chaperone family; promotes refolding of misfolded polypeptides especially under stressful conditions; forms two stacked rings of heptamers to form a barrel-shaped 14mer; ends can be capped by GroES; misfolded proteins enter the barrel where they are refolded when GroES binds); this encodes MAKEIKFDIEARDGLKRGVDALANAVKVTLGPKGRNVIISKSFGAPTVTKDGVSVAKEIELEDTLENMGAQMVKEVASKTNDLAGDGTTTATVLAQAIVKEGLKNVAAGANPMDLKRGIDKAVEAIVGDLAKQTKEVGSATEKIKQVASISANNDEAIGELIATAFGKVGKEGVITVEEAKGTDTYVDVVEGMQFDRGYLSAYFVTDSEKMQTELENPYILLYDKKVSAMKDLLPVLEPVAQSGRPLLIIAEDVDGEALATLVVNKLRGSLKIAAVKAPGFGDRRKALLEDIAILTGGTVIAEERGYTLENTTLDMLGTAEKVTIDKDNTTLVNGAGEAEMIKNRVNQIKAQIETTTSDYDKEKLQERLAKLAGGVAVLYVGAASEVEMKEKKDRVDDALHATRAAVEEGIVAGGGVALLRAKQVLADLATENADEATGVQIVARAIESPLRTIVENAGLEGSVVVAKVAEGTADFGYNAKTDEYVDMLSAGIIDPKKVTRVALENAASVSGMILTTECALIEIKEENSAGGGMPMGGGMPGMM
- the secG gene encoding preprotein translocase subunit SecG produces the protein MEFSIFLVLIAVVSFLLVVVIMVQNPKGGGLSSSFGGSQVMGGVQKTNDFLDKGTWTLATILIVLILLSSLSFSSGYSDDSKLIDESAVETSATVPAATDAEGATTPATEEGATEE